The following proteins come from a genomic window of Coffea arabica cultivar ET-39 chromosome 11c, Coffea Arabica ET-39 HiFi, whole genome shotgun sequence:
- the LOC140016937 gene encoding small heat shock protein, chloroplastic-like, translating to MSYCLSNLPISQLHVTPQRCSTTSNRSYGRSSRHLLSPVSGRNICKGIRAMTGDARDNLDHLQRANKQQTPQPRNKSAPVAPIGVLDRFPTARTVQQMMETMERLMEDPFAYSGGWPSPLAPDTGGYSRGRTPWEIKESEGEYKMRFDMPGMTKEDVKVWVEEKTLVVKAEKVPKKKNEDGEEEEKNEWSAKSYGRYNSRIALPENAQFEKIKAEVRDGVLYITIPKASSHGKILDINVE from the exons ATGTCTTACTGTTTATCAAATCTTCCAATCTCTCAACTTCACGTGACTCCCCAAAGATGTTCGACAACTTCAAATCGCTCTTATGGTAGATCTTCCCGCCACTTGTTGAGCCCAGTTTCAGGTAGAAATATCTGTAAAGGCATCAGAGCTATGACAGGTGACGCCAGAGACAATCTTGACCATTTGCAAAGGGCTAACAAGCAGCAAACTCCCCAGCCCAGAAATAAATCAGCCCCTGTTGCACCAATAG GGGTGTTGGACAGGTTTCCAACAGCAAGAACCGTGCAGCAAATGATGGAGACGATGGAGAGACTAATGGAAGACCCTTTTGCCTACAGTGGAGGATGGCCATCGCCTTTGGCCCCAGACACTGGGGGGTACAGCAGGGGTAGGACGCCATGGGAGATAAAGGAAAGCGAGGGGGAGTACAAAATGAGGTTCGACATGCCTGGCATGACTAAAGAAGATGTGAAGGTGTGGGTTGAGGAGAAAACGTTGGTAGTGAAAGCCGAGAAGGTGCCAAAGAAGAAGAACGAGGAtggagaagaggaagagaaaaatgagtGGTCTGCTAAGAGCTATGGGAGGTACAATAGTAGAATTGCTCTGCCAGAGAATGCGCAATTTGAGAAGATTAAGGCTGAGGTTAGGGATGGTGTTCTGTACATTACCATACCAAAGGCTAGTAGTCATGGCAAGATTTTGGACATTAACGTTGAATGA
- the LOC140016957 gene encoding transcription factor MYB20-like, with translation MGRQPCCDKVGLKRGPWTIEEDNKLMNFILNNGIQCWRLVPKLAGLMRCGKSCRLRWINYLRPDLKRGAWTEAEEDMIIELHSRLGNRWSKIAAHFPGRTDNEIKNHWNTKIKKKLKFLGLDPLTHKPIDQPENCVSKSEEFLDNSSLGEQEVLMLELQETLQSEDFQTQQNKKNLNTNLHEQRSTGTSSSSLDEEKPNLASMFNETREFPETGSIEIQNSEPLDAISYIVGTNDIQLEDPFQNWIDSPLPWDVFSSLGENFL, from the exons ATGGGAAGGCAGCCTTGTTGTGATAAGGTAGGGCTTAAGAGAGGGCCCTGGACCATTGAGGAAGACAACAAGCTCATGAATTTCATCCTCAACAATGGCATACAATGTTGGAGGCTTGTCCCAAAACTGGCAG GTTTGATGAGGTGTGGGAAGAGCTGTAGACTGAGGTGGATTAATTACCTTAGGCCTGATCTCAAGAGAGGAGCTTGGACTGAAGCAGAGGAAGACATGATCATTGAACTTCATTCTCGGCTAGGCAACAG GTGGTCCAAAATAGCTGCACATTTTCCTGGACGCACGGACAATGAAATCAAGAACCACTGGAACACCAAGATCAAGAAGAAGTTGAAGTTCCTTGGCTTGGACCCTCTGACCCACAAGCCTATCGATCAACCTGAGAATTGTGTCTCCAAAAGTGAAGAATTTCTCGATAATAGCTCCTTGGGAGAACAAGAGGTCTTGATGCTGGAATTGCAAGAGACTTTGCAGTCTGAGGACTTCCAAACGcaacaaaataagaagaatCTCAACACAAATTTGCACGAGCAACGGAGCACAGGAACCTCCAGTTCTAGTTTAGACGAGGAAAAGCCTAATCTGGCTAGCATGTTCAATGAGACGAGAGAATTTCCAGAAACGGGGTCAATTGAAATCCAGAATTCAGAGCCCCTGGATGCTATTTCTTACATTGTTGGAACGAATGATATTCAGCTGGAAGACCCTTTTCAGAATTGGATTGATAGCCCACTTCCATGGGATGTTTTCAGCTCTTTAGGAGAAAATTTCCTCTGA
- the LOC140016728 gene encoding tryptamine 5-hydroxylase-like — MDDFTLQIICISSLLSFATFCFCYLYDYQILHPRTRSQSVTLPPSPSKLPFIGHLHLLTAMPHVKFAQLAHKLGPIIYLQLGQVPTVVISSPELAEHILKTHDHLMANRPQLIAAQYLSFGCSDVTFSPYGPYWRQARKVCVTELLSSKRVNSFRLIRDEEVNRMLRAVAAHSNSELDVSESFFRLANHILCRVAFGKRFMDENHETSSGGGGGKKKELAGVLTETQALLAGFCVGDFFPRWRWVNSVSGMKRRLTKNLKDLRMVCDEIINEHLSEKRGRSGDVLEKEDFVDVLLRVQKQEDDLEVPITDDNLKALVLDMFVAGTDTTSATLEWTMTELARHPRVMARAQDEVRQIAASKGRVQESDLPHLHYLRAVIKETMRLHPPVPLLVPRESMAKCTIDNKYEIPARTRVLINTYAIGRDAESWENPLEYNPERFVGKDIIDFKGQDFRFLPFGGGRRGCPGFSFGLASVEISLARLLYHFDWALPQGVGADDVDLTEIFGLATRKRSALKLVPLIKNLPV, encoded by the exons atggACGATTTCACGCTCCAAATCATCTGCATATCATCTCTATTATCTTTTGCCACCTTTTGCTTCTGCTACTTGTATGATTACCAGATCCTTCATCCGCGGACTCGATCGCAGTCTGTCACCCTCCCGCCTTCACCCTCAAAACTCCCCTTCATCGGTCACCTACACCTCCTAACGGCCATGCCCCACGTTAAATTCGCTCAACTCGCTCATAAACTCGGTCCCATCATCTACCTCCAGCTCGGCCAGGTGCCCACCGTGGTCATCTCCTCTCCTGAACTCGCTGAACATATTCTCAAAACTCATGATCACCTCATGGCCAACCGCCCTCAGCTCATTGCCGCTCAGTACCTCTCTTTCGGATGCTCCGACGTTACTTTCTCTCCGTACGGCCCCTACTGGCGGCAGGCGAGGAAAGTCTGCGTCACTGAGCTTTTGAGTTCAAAGCGAGTCAACTCGTTCCGACTCATCAGAGACGAGGAAGTCAACCGCATGTTGCGCGCCGTGGCCGCCCACTCCAACTCGGAGCTCGACGTGAGCGAGTCGTTCTTCAGACTCGCAAACCACATCCTCTGCCGCGTTGCATTCGGGAAGAGGTTCATGGATGAGAATCATGAGACGAGCagcggaggaggaggaggaaagaagaaggaattggCGGGAGTGTTGACCGAAACTCAAGCTCTGCTGGCTGGGTTTTGCGTTGGAGACTTTTTCCCGCGTTGGAGGTGGGTTAACTCGGTGAGCGGGATGAAGAGAAGGTTGACCAAGAATCTGAAAGATTTGAGAATGGTTTGTGATGAAATAATCAACGAGCACTTGAGTGAAAAAAGAGGGCGGAGCGGTGACGTTTTGGAGAAAGAAGACTTTGTGGATGTTTTGCTGAGGGTCCAAAAACAAGAGGATGATCTTGAAGTTCCTATCACCGATGATAATCTAAAAGCTCTTGTTCTG GACATGTTCGTAGCGGGAACGGACACAACATCCGCAACTCTGGAGTGGACAATGACAGAGCTGGCGAGGCATCCAAGAGTAATGGCAAGAGCACAAGATGAAGTAAGGCAAATCGCAGCAAGCAAAGGAAGGGTGCAGGAATCTGATCTTCCGCATCTTCACTACTTGAGGGCCGtgatcaaagaaacgatgcgaCTGCATCCCCCAGTCCCTCTTCTTGTTCCCCGAGAGTCTATGGCCAAATGCACCATTGACAACAAGTATGAAATACCAGCACGCACTCGGGTTTTGATCAACACGTATGCAATTGGAAGGGATGCCGAGTCATGGGAGAATCCTCTGGAATATAACCCTGAAAGGTTTGTGGGGAAAGATATTATTGATTTTAAGGGTCAAGATTTCAGGTTTTTGCCGTTCGGTGGGGGAAGAAGAGGTTGCCCGGGTTTCTCCTTTGGGTTAGCAAGTGTTGAGATTTCGCTAGCCCGTTTGTTGTATCATTTTGACTGGGCGCTGCCTCAAGGGGTTGGAGCTGACGATGTTGATCTTACAGAAATTTTCGGGCTTGCAACTAGGAAACGATCAGCTCTGAAATTAGTTCCTCTCATCAAGAATTTGCCCGTATAA